ACAATTAAAAATACCTCAACTGGTAATGTAATAGTGGCAACAACCAATAGTCAAACTATTGATGGAGCAGCAACTTACACATTAAGTGCACAATACAAATACGTAACAGTTATTAGCGATGGAAGCAACTGGCTAATAATTGGCGGGAATTAAAAATTTGCATTTAAAATAGCTGCTTACTAAAGCAGAAGTTAATTGCGCAACAAACAAAATGGTGAACCTGCGGTTTAGAGAAAAGCAAGGTGAGCAATTATCTATGAAACGAGTGCCTCAAAGTAATAAATAAAACTGGAGGAATGGATTTAACAATCAATCCTGTGAGTGAGAAATGAGAAACGTAATAGTTATGAATAAAAATATACTACTTCTCTTATTGTCATTGTTAGCACTATCTGCAAATGCGCAGATTCTTCGCAACAGCGGTAAAATAAATGTGTCTGGCGGACATCTTGTGATAAGCGGAAGCTATCAGAACGAAGCGGCTGGCACTGTTGCAATCAATGGGGTAATTACTGTTTCAGGAAACTGGACCAACAATGGAACGGGCAACGTTATTGAATCACCAGATACGGATGGAGAAGTTATTTTTAACGGAACTGACCAAACAATAGGTGGTAGTGCAAACGTTTTCGATTTTGAGAAGTTAACAATAAATAGTGGCTCAACTACGAAAGTTGAAGCAGGAAAAGGGGTAACCGCTTACGGCGCGTGTACATTTGCAAGCCCATTGATATTAAAATCGACAGCTACTCCATTTAAACCACAAACGGCTACTTTTATTAATGAGAGCACCGTTAGTGGGGACATTACCATGGAATTATCATATACCTCCACCGGTAGCGCAACAGCCAGCACAGGAAGAAGTCTATACTTTTCGTCGCCTATTAGCAACGCAACATCTACCTTGTTTGACGTTGCTGGCGGAATGAATTTTCTTTGGTATCAGAATGAGGCAACAAGGATGTATGTTAAAGTATCTGCAAACGATGTTGCACTCACCAATGCAAAAGGCTATATCCTTCGTTCGGCATCAAATAACATCTTTAGCTTTACAGGACAGCCAAACACTGAAAGTTCGTATACAAAAAACGAGATTCCTCGAGCAATAGCCACACAGAAATATCTACTAGGTAATCCATACCCTGCAGTAATCAATTGGGCAAATATTTCTAAGACAAACCTAACCAATACAGTTTGGTATAGAAGTTCTAACAATAGTGGTGAAATGCTTGTAGACACTTATAATGCTACTTCGGGAGTGGGTACAGGAAATAATGGAACTGCTGTTGATGGTAACATACCACCCATGCAATCGTTTTGGATCGAGGTAACTACTGTAGGTCAAACAGGCGATGTAACTATTCACAATACAGACAGGACTCACAACTGGGGCTCTGCAAAATTTATAAGGGCTCAAGCACAGCAAAACAAGAATATTTTTAGACTTTACCTCTACTCAGGCAAAAATAGAGATGAGGCCGTGATTGTTCAATCAAATGATGCACAAGACAACTTCGAGTCATGTGATTCAAAGAAACTATTTTTAAGTGAACCAAACATTGCTGAGCTATACACACTTTCGCCAGAAAAATACAGCTTAGTAATACAGGCGGTTAAGCCAATTTTACAACCAGACACAATACTTGTTGGACTAAACATAGGAAAAGCTGGAACCTATAGATTCGTAGCAAACTTTAATGAAAATGCTGGTTTGCACAATATGTTCCTTGAGGACAAATTGCTAAATG
This region of Williamwhitmania taraxaci genomic DNA includes:
- a CDS encoding T9SS type A sorting domain-containing protein, with protein sequence MNKNILLLLLSLLALSANAQILRNSGKINVSGGHLVISGSYQNEAAGTVAINGVITVSGNWTNNGTGNVIESPDTDGEVIFNGTDQTIGGSANVFDFEKLTINSGSTTKVEAGKGVTAYGACTFASPLILKSTATPFKPQTATFINESTVSGDITMELSYTSTGSATASTGRSLYFSSPISNATSTLFDVAGGMNFLWYQNEATRMYVKVSANDVALTNAKGYILRSASNNIFSFTGQPNTESSYTKNEIPRAIATQKYLLGNPYPAVINWANISKTNLTNTVWYRSSNNSGEMLVDTYNATSGVGTGNNGTAVDGNIPPMQSFWIEVTTVGQTGDVTIHNTDRTHNWGSAKFIRAQAQQNKNIFRLYLYSGKNRDEAVIVQSNDAQDNFESCDSKKLFLSEPNIAELYTLSPEKYSLVIQAVKPILQPDTILVGLNIGKAGTYRFVANFNENAGLHNMFLEDKLLNVRQDLDIYPEYTFTSEIVKDSLGSRFALLYLPKPRLITKSTISVCEPETVNLATASIREGTDNGLVYTYWIDAKATNAYTTHTKAKSGIYYIKGTATNGSYTISEPIEVIINSLPIVTVGIPASVCAPNTVDITSDAITTGSTPDLTFTYWSDKEATVAYSTPKTASSGVYYLIGTAPTGCSSTSSPIKVIVNPTPTIITSNPATTDITAPEITWGSTAGLTYTYWKDGLATLPYNTPEMAEAGNYYIKGTVDYTGCYAVAGPVMVTANTTGISTNDTYSILIYAYNRQIHIDNCKPNSQISVTDMSGRQVYIGTSTTDSEVISSNLKTGIYIVRVVSNEMVKSQKILLQ